A window from Fragaria vesca subsp. vesca linkage group LG5, FraVesHawaii_1.0, whole genome shotgun sequence encodes these proteins:
- the LOC101313212 gene encoding serine/threonine-protein kinase HT1-like, whose product MESGSRFYSGDEFRLDSKWLIDPKHLFVGPRIGEGAHAKVYEGKYKNQTVAIKVLHKGETPEEITKRQGRFAREVEMLSRVQHKNLVKFIGACMEPVMVIVTELLLGGTLRKYCLNMRPRCLDTRVAVGFALDIARAMECLHSHGIIHRDLKPENLLLTADHKTVKLADFGLAREESLTEMMTAETGTYRWMAPELYSTVTLRQGEKKHYNHKVDAYSFAIVLWELLHNKLPFEGMSNLQAAYAAAFKNVRPSADNLPEELNLILTSCWQEDANARPNFSQIIQMLLDYLYTIAPPEPAIPSRIFTENTVLAPESPGTSSLMAVRDDGETPKAQMEDEPRGFFFCFKQCY is encoded by the exons ATGGAATCTGGGAGTAGGTTTTACTCAGGTGATGAGTTCAGATTGGATTCCAAATGGCTGATTGATCCTAAGCATCTGTTTGTTGGGCCAAGAATTGGAGAGGGAGCTCATGCCAAAGTGTATGAGGGCAA ATACAAAAACCAGACTGTTGCAATCAAAGTTCTTCATAAAGGAGAAACTCCAGAGGAGATCACCAAGAGACAAGGGCGGTTTGCTAGAGAGGTTGAAATGTTGTCTAGAGTTCAGCATAAGAATTTAGTGAAG TTTATTGGTGCCTGCATGGAGCCAGTAATGGTGATAGTTACTGAGCTTTTATTGGGTGGGACATTGCGTAAATATTGCCTTAACATGCGGCCAAGGTGCTTGGACACACGAGTTGCTGTTGGTTTTGCCCTAGATATTGCTCGTGCAATGGAATGCTTACACTCTCATGGGATCATACACCGTGACCTGAAGCCTG AGAACTTACTCCTGACTGCGGACCACAAAACAGTTAAACTAGCAGATTTTGGGTTAGCAAGAGAAGAGTCATTAACAGAGATGATGACTGCTGAAACTGGAACATACCGATGGATGGCTCCAGAG TTGTACAGTACTGTTACGTTAAGGCAGGGAGAGAAGAAGCATTACAACCATAAAGTGGATGCCTATAGCTTTGCCATTGTTTTGTGGGAACTCTTACACAATAAATTGCCTTTTGAAGGCATGTCAAATCTCCAGGCAGCATATGCAGCAGCTTTTAAA AATGTGAGGCCCAGTGCTGACAACCTCCCAGAGGAGTTGAATCTCATCCTAACTTCCTGCTGGCAGGAGGATGCAAATGCTCGACCCAATTTCAGCCAGATAATTCAAATGCTACTGGATTATCTTTACACCATAGCTCCTCCTGAGCCTGCGATTCCTTCTCGGATTTTCACCGAGAACACTGTCTTGGCTCCAGAGTCACCTGGTACAAGCTCCTTGATGGCAGTACGGGATGATGGGGAGACGCCCAAAGCACAAATGGAAGATGAGCCAAGAGGATTTTTCTTCTGCTTTAAACAGTGTTATTGA
- the LOC101311677 gene encoding pentatricopeptide repeat-containing protein At1g08070-like: MVSTTTLPISISPAKSLTNITVIPQFPQNPKTLILHRCKTTRDLNQVHAHLIKTRLLLNPSITENLLESAALILPDAMDYALSIFRNLEEPDTLAYNIIIRSLTLKPSPLDAIVLFIKMVENSVQPDEFTFSSVLKACSRLRALGEGEQVHSHIVKCGFKSNGFVVNTLIHMYAVCGELDVARQVFDGLPERNVMAWNSMMAGYVKNERWGEVVELFRKMLGLGIGFDEVTLISVLTACGRVANLEMGEWIGEYVEANGLKGNIALVTSLVDMYAKCGQVDKARRIFDRMDKRDVVAWSAMISGYGQANRCREALDLFHDMQKANVDPNEVTMVSVLYSCGVLGALDTGKWVDFYVKKKKMKLTVTLGTALIDFYAKCGCVGDSIEVFNRMPSVNVFSWTALIQGLASNGQGKRALDYFKLMQEKNIKPNDVTFLAVLSACSHAGLVEEGRNLFVSMNKDFGIEPRIEHYGSMVDILGRAGLIEEAYQFIRNMPIQPNAVVWRTLLASCRATKNVEIGEEALQQIIRLETPHSGDYILLSNIYASAGRREEALRVRNQMKEKRVKKVAPGCSVIQLNGVIYEFFAEDKVCPHSEEVYKATHDMMKRIKAAGYVPNAADGRLDAEEDDKQQASVSHHSEKLAIAFGLIRTRPGTTLRISKNLRVCTDCHNATKIISKVYNREIIVRDWNRFHHFKEGSCSCNDYW; this comes from the coding sequence ATGGTTTCAACCACCACCCTTCCAATCTCTATCTCTCCCGCCAAATCTCTGACCAACATAACTGTAATCCCCCAATTCCCACAAAACCCTAAAACCCTAATCCTCCACAGATGCAAAACCACCAGAGACCTCAACCAAGTCCACGCCCATCTCATCAAGACCCGCCTCCTCCTCAACCCATCCATCACCGAAAACCTCCTCGAATCCGCCGCACTAATCCTCCCCGATGCCATGGACTATGCTCTCTCCATTTTTCGCAATCTCGAAGAACCCGATACTCTAGCTTACAACATCATCATAAGAAGCCTCACATTGAAACCTTCCCCTCTAGATGCCATTGTTCTGTTCATCAAAATGGTCGAAAACTCTGTCCAACCCGACGAGTTCACTTTTTCGAGTGTGCTCAAAGCTTGCTCTAGGTTAAGGGCATTGGGGGAAGGAGAGCAGGTCCATTCCCACATTGTGAAATGTGGTTTCAAGTCAAATGGGTTCGTTGTGAACACTTTGATTCACATGTATGCGGTTTGTGGTGAGCTTGACGTTGCACGCCAGGTGTTCGATGGATTGCCTGAGAGAAATGTTATGGCCTGGAATTCGATGATGGCGGGTTACGTGAAGAATGAGCGTTGGGGCGAGGTTGTGGAGCTGTTTCGGAAGATGTTGGGGTTGGGGATTGGGTTTGATGAGGTTACTTTGATCAGTGTTTTGACGGCGTGTGGGAGAGTGGCGAATTTGGAAATGGGGGAGTGGATTGGGGAGTATGTAGAGGCGAATGGGTTGAAGGGTAACATTGCTTTGGTTACTTCTCTGGTTGATATGTATGCGAAATGTGGTCAAGTGGATAAAGCAAGACGAATATTTGATCGAATGGATAAGAGGGATGTTGTTGCGTGGAGCGCAATGATTTCTGGTTATGGCCAAGCGAATAGATGCAGGGAGGCGCTTGATCTGTTTCACGACATGCAGAAGGCAAATGTGGATCCCAATGAGGTTACCATGGTTAGTGTGCTGTACTCCTGTGGTGTTCTTGGAGCTTTGGATACTGGTAAATGGGTTGACTTCTATGTAAAGAAGAAGAAAATGAAGCTTACTGTTACCCTCGGAACTGCATTGATAGATTTCTATGCAAAATGTGGTTGTGTGGGTGATTCGATTGAAGTGTTTAATAGAATGCCTTCAGTAAACGTCTTCTCATGGACGGCACTAATTCAAGGACTTGCTAGTAATGGACAGGGGAAAAGGGCTCTTGACTACTTCAAATTGATGCAGGAGAAGAACATCAAACCAAATGATGTGACTTTCCTTGCTGTTCTTTCTGCTTGTAGTCATGCCGGGTTGGTTGAAGAGGGTCGAAATCTATTTGTCAGCATGAACAAAGATTTCGGAATTGAACCAAGGATTGAGCACTACGGTTCTATGGTTGATATCTTGGGTCGAGCTGGGTTGATTGAAGAGGCATATCAGTTCATCAGGAACATGCCTATCCAACCCAATGCTGTTGTTTGGAGGACACTATTGGCTTCATGTAGAGCAACGAAAAATGTTGAAATTGGTGAAGAAGCATTGCAACAGATAATCAGATTGGAGACCCCTCATAGTGGTGACTACATACTTCTGTCTAACATTTATGCATCTGCTGGTAGGCGCGAGGAGGCTCTTAGAGTGAGAAATCAAATGAAAGAGAAGAGAGTAAAGAAGGTGGCTCCTGGATGTAGCGTTATTCAGTTAAATGGAGTGATTTATGAGTTCTTTGCAGAGGACAAAGTATGTCCACACTCGGAGGAGGTTTATAAAGCAACTCATGACATGATGAAACGGATCAAGGCGGCTGGTTATGTGCCCAACGCAGCAGATGGAAGACTAGATGCAGAGGAAGATGATAAGCAGCAAGCCTCAGTTTCCCACCACAGTGAGAAGCTGGCCATTGCATTTGGTCTTATCAGAACACGCCCTGGAACAACTCTTAGAATATCAAAGAATCTTCGAGTTTGTACCGATTGCCACAATGCAACGAAGATAATATCAAAGGTTTATAACAGAGAAATTATCGTTAGGGATTGGAACCGCTTCCATCATTTCAAGGAAGGGTCATGTTCCTGCAATGACTATTGGTAA
- the LOC101311970 gene encoding pachytene checkpoint protein 2 homolog produces MSTPSPMEIYDQNPQHADDIPDQNGVVQLVASTPPVIPQDKVLVSVEVCLKASSTARIDDVRSAVERMLEKRSLSYTDGPVPVPPDDLFLTENVERICICDTDEWVQNHDILLFWQARPVVHVFQLSEEGACEDVSGDGQPSTFNEWILPAKEFDGMWESLIYESGLKARLLRYAASALHFTEKGVNPFLVSWNRIVLLHGPPGTGKTSLCKALAQKLSIRFNSRYPQSQLVEVNAHSLFSKWFSESGKLVAKLFQKLQEMVEEETNLVFVLIDEVESLAAARKSALSGSEPSDSIRVVNALLTQLDKLKSAPNVIILTTSNITAAIDIAFVDRADIKAYVGPPTLQARYEILRSCLEELIRTGILSSFEGCESLMLLNYASLKEKLNMPQIHDAQTSLHLCRQLLETAEACDGLSGRSLRKLPFLAHAALSNPYSCDPSKFLCAMTDTARRERSEIPD; encoded by the exons ATGAGTACTCCGAGCCCCATGGAGATCTACGATCAAAACCCCCAACACGCCGATGATATCCCTGACCAAAACGGCGTCGTCCAACTCGTCGCTTCAACTCCTCCCGTCATTCCCCAGGACAAAGTCCTCGTTTCAG TTGAGGTTTGCCTCAAGGCGTCGAGCACTGCTCGGATTGACGATGTGCGGTCAGCTGTTGAGAG AATGCTTGAGAAGAGGAGTTTGAGCTATACTGATGGACCCGTGCCGGTGCCGCCTGATGATCTGTTCCTCACAGAAAATGTGGAAAGAATCTGTATTTGTGACACTG ATGAGTGGGTGCAGAATCATGACATCCTTTTGTTCTGGCAAGCGAGGCCTGTTGTGCATGTGTTTCAG CTTAGTGAAGAGGGAGCATGTGAGGATGTAAGTGGGGATGGACAACCTTCTACTTTCAATGAATGGATTCTTCCAGCAAAGGAATTCGATGGCATGTGGGAAAG CTTAATATATGAATCTGGGCTGAAGGCAAGGTTGCTGCGGTATGCAGCTAGTGCGTTGCATTTTACTGAAAAGGGTGTTAATCCTTTCCTTGTGTCGTGGAATCG CATTGTTCTTTTACATGGGCCTCCAGGGACTGGAAAAACCTCTTTATGCAAAGCATTGGCTCAGAAGTTATCTATCCGTTTTAACTCCAG ATATCCACAGTCCCAATTGGTTGAAGTTAATGCACATTCTCTATTCAGCAAATGGTTCTCTGAAAGTGGCAAGTTG GTTGCAAAGCTATTCCAAAAACTTCAAGAGATGGTAGAGGAGGAAACAAATCTGGTATTTGTTTTGATTG ATGAAGTTGAAAGCCTTGCTGCTGCTAGAAAATCCGCTTTATCTGGTTCTGAACCTTCAGATTCTATTCGG GTGGTGAATGCGCTACTAACTCAGCTGGACAAATTGAAATCAGCACCAAATGTGATAATTTTGACAACATCCAACATAACTGCTGCTATTG ATATCGCTTTTGTTGATCGAGCTGATATAAAAGCATATGTTGGTCCTCCAACTCTACAAGCGCGTTATGAAATCCTAAGGTCCTGCTTAGAGGAACTCATACGAACAGGAATTTTATCAAGTTTTGAG GGTTGTGAAAGCCTCATGCTTCTGAATTATGCTAGCTTGAAAGAGAAATTGAATATGCCTCAGATTCACGATGCTCAGACATCACTACACCTGTGTAGGCAATTGCTTGAAACTGCAGAAGCGTGTGAC GGATTGAGTGGACGGTCTTTACGAAAGCTTCCATTCCTAGCGCATGCTGCTCTTTCAAATCCTTACAGTTGTGACCCTAGCAAGTTCTTATGCGCAATGACAGATACAGCAAGGAGGGAGCGGTCTGAGATACCTGATTGA
- the LOC101313511 gene encoding pentatricopeptide repeat-containing protein At3g48250, chloroplastic-like, whose product MNRTKAIFTSLRVASSLRLSRAHSTTRPLRSQVTTTHFPHFLSNQSHTSHFLNTRQSLTFSSTPNSVLQLVLSNQWSPELETELSESHLSLTHDVVIYVLKKLNKDPAKAWSFFNWVCEKKGFSPGHSMFSLMLRVLVHKDTMRQFWGVLTRMRDEGFYIDAQTYLSILELLKTGKMDADVSAFKHFYERMIQENAGDEDVKKVMDVVLGAEWSDKVEKELGEIDVELSEKFVVRVLRDLRVCPLKALRFFRWVEQCAGYEHNSVTYNGMSLVLGQASSIGEFWSVIEEMKVAGQELDLDTYIKLSRQFQKSKMVEDAVKLYELMMDGPYKPSVQDVSILLRSISANERPDMDLVFRVVKKFESAGFTLSKAVYDGIHRSLTNLGRFDEAEDTLIAMRNAGFEPDNITYSQVVFGLCKAKKLDEACKLLDDMEENGCVPDIKTWMILIQGHCAANEIDKALICFAKMMEKECKADADILDVLINGLIKQAKVDGAYKLLIEMLNTAHVRPWQATFKNLIQNLLGARKLEEAMELLCLMKKQGYPPYPEPFVGYISKFGSVEDASEFFKALSVKEYPSNAAYVHVFKSFFKEGRHSEAKDLLYKCPHHIRKLGEVRKLFGATERSKTTAIA is encoded by the coding sequence ATGAATCGAACAAAGGCGATCTTCACTTCCCTCCGAGTCGCCAGCTCGCTCCGACTGAGTCGCGCCCACTCCACAACTCGGCCTCTTCGTTCTCAGGTGACTACTACTCACTTTCCTCATTTCCTTTCAAATCAATCTCACACTTCCCATTTCCTCAATACCCGCCAAAGCCTCACCTTCTCCTCCACACCCAACTCGGTCCTGCAACTCGTCCTCTCCAACCAGTGGTCCCCTGAGTTGGAGACCGAGTTGTCCGAGTCACACCTGTCACTGACCCACGATGTGGTCATCTATGTTTTGAAGAAACTGAATAAAGACCCAGCAAAGGCTTGGAGTTTCTTCAATTGGGTCTGTGAGAAGAAAGGTTTTAGTCCAGGGCATTCCATGTTTAGCTTAATGCTTAGGGTTTTGGTGCATAAGGATACAATGAGGCAGTTTTGGGGTGTTCTGACGAGGATGAGAGATGAAGGGTTTTACATTGATGCGCAAACGTATTTGTCGATTTTGGAACTGCTCAAGACTGGGAAGATGGACGCCGACGTTTCGGCTTTCAAGCATTTTTATGAGAGGATGATTCAGGAGAATGCTGGGGATGAGGATGTGAAGAAGGTGATGGATGTTGTTTTGGGGGCTGAGTGGAGTGATAAGGTTGAGAAAGAGTTGGGGGAGATTGACGTGGAGTTATCGGAGAAGTTTGTCGTAAGGGTACTGAGGGATCTTCGGGTTTGCCCATTGAAAGCGTTGAGGTTTTTCCGTTGGGTGGAGCAGTGTGCCGGTTATGAGCACAATAGTGTTACATACAATGGTATGTCGTTGGTTCTTGGACAGGCTAGTTCAATTGGGGAGTTTTGGAGTGTGATTGAGGAAATGAAGGTTGCGGGTCAGGAGCTGGATTTGGATACTTACATTAAGCTTTCGAGGCAGTTTCAGAAGAGCAAGATGGTAGAGGATGCAGTGAAGCTTTACGAGCTCATGATGGATGGCCCTTATAAGCCTTCTGTTCAGGATGTCAGCATCCTTTTGAGGAGCATTTCAGCAAATGAGAGACCAGATATGGATTTGGTATTTAGAGTTGTAAAGAAGTTTGAGTCTGCAGGGTTTACACTCTCCAAGGCTGTTTATGATGGGATTCACAGGTCTTTGACTAATTTAGGTAGATTTGATGAAGCAGAGGACACTTTGATAGCTATGAGAAATGCGGGGTTTGAGCCAGACAACATTACATATAGCCAAGTGGTCTTTGGACTTTGCAAGGCCAAGAAACTCGATGAAGCCTGTAAACTGCTGGATGATATGGAAGAAAATGGATGTGTTCCTGATATAAAGACTTGGATGATTTTGATTCAAGGCCATTGTGCTGCTAATGAAATTGACAAGGCGCTGATTTGTTTTGCAAAGATGATGGAAAAAGAATGTAAAGCGGATGCGGATATTTTGGATGTCTTGATAAATGGGCTCATTAAGCAGGCGAAGGTAGATGGTGCATACAAACTGCTTATTGAAATGTTGAATACAGCTCATGTAAGACCTTGGCAAGCCACATTCAAAAATCTTATCCAGAACCTACTAGGAGCTAGAAAGCTTGAGGAAGCAATGGAGCTTCTTTGCTTAATGAAAAAGCAGGGCTACCCGCCTTATCCGGAGCCTTTTGTCGGATACATATCAAAGTTTGGTTCTGTGGAAGATGCTTCAGAGTTTTTCAAGGCATTGTCTGTGAAGGAATATCCATCCAATGCAGCTTATGTCCATGTTTTCAAATCATTCTTTAAAGAAGGTAGACACTCTGAGGCCAAGGATCTGCTTTATAAATGCCCACATCATATTCGAAAACTTGGTGAAGTTCGGAAACTTTTTGGTGCCACAGAAAGAAGCAAGACTACTGCTATTGCTTAA